A genomic stretch from Thermococcus sp. includes:
- a CDS encoding DUF835 domain-containing protein: MNYLDLVLGVALLISYVILFYNHHLTGRKALLYYSLAWLSLSVPVFSSDRAVHIVGLAFFSAFLWAGNVEAIRELTLDNETARSLVYLSIVPVLIVFLFYPEHETSAYVLLGLWIALSAFLTGFYGGKTLLPMSFLQGFLGIVVALSGLVPFFRFRIVPAFLGVVLAFESVKTFLRTSFVGDFSIGSIKDVGLDEKPGLFLVSSLPENVLSSALVFSRTPRDSPNWFWITNVRDERAISPTNLPKILDMSVKFMKEAKSAGKKPIVVIDGLDYLVLENGLPSVLKFLSSLRDYSLMNDATVFIVGSDDFLSERERTLLKNIIGEGNA; the protein is encoded by the coding sequence GTGAACTATCTTGACCTTGTACTCGGCGTTGCGCTTCTCATCTCCTACGTTATTCTCTTCTACAACCACCACCTTACTGGCCGGAAGGCGCTCCTCTATTACTCACTTGCCTGGCTGAGCCTATCGGTTCCTGTATTCTCCTCTGACCGGGCGGTTCATATCGTAGGCCTGGCCTTTTTCTCGGCTTTTCTCTGGGCGGGTAATGTTGAAGCCATCAGGGAGCTCACTCTGGACAACGAAACAGCCCGGAGCCTAGTTTATCTCTCAATAGTCCCTGTGCTCATCGTTTTTCTGTTCTATCCGGAACACGAAACTTCTGCCTACGTCCTTCTCGGCCTGTGGATTGCTCTCTCAGCCTTTCTCACTGGGTTTTATGGGGGAAAAACGCTACTGCCCATGTCCTTTCTTCAGGGCTTCCTCGGAATTGTCGTGGCCCTTTCCGGATTGGTTCCCTTCTTCAGGTTCAGAATCGTTCCGGCTTTTCTCGGTGTTGTCCTTGCCTTCGAGTCAGTTAAAACCTTTCTGAGAACGTCTTTCGTTGGGGACTTCTCAATCGGCTCAATCAAGGACGTTGGTCTTGATGAAAAGCCCGGTCTTTTTCTCGTATCTTCCCTTCCAGAGAACGTTCTCTCATCGGCTCTCGTCTTCTCCAGAACCCCGCGTGATTCTCCTAACTGGTTCTGGATAACAAACGTTCGCGATGAGCGGGCAATTTCGCCGACAAACCTTCCGAAAATCCTTGACATGTCGGTTAAGTTCATGAAGGAAGCAAAAAGTGCGGGGAAAAAGCCAATCGTTGTCATTGATGGCCTCGACTACCTCGTCCTTGAGAACGGCCTTCCCAGCGTTTTGAAGTTCCTCTCCTCCCTGAGGGACTATTCTTTGATGAATGATGCGACGGTTTTTATCGTTGGGAGCGATGATTTCCTCTCTGAGCGCGAAAGGACGCTCTTGAAGAACATCATCGGTGAGGGCAATGCTTGA
- a CDS encoding DUF211 domain-containing protein — translation MARGIRLLVLDVLKPHQPIVTELALGLSELEGVEGVNITLVEIDKETENVKITIMGDDLDYDEIVRTIEEFGGVVHSIDMVAAGRRIVEEEETPQDKLEEY, via the coding sequence ATGGCAAGGGGAATAAGGCTTCTCGTCCTTGACGTTTTAAAGCCTCACCAGCCGATAGTTACTGAGCTTGCACTGGGACTGAGCGAGCTCGAAGGTGTTGAAGGCGTCAACATAACCCTCGTTGAGATTGACAAGGAAACCGAGAACGTCAAGATAACGATAATGGGCGACGACCTGGACTACGACGAGATAGTCAGGACAATCGAAGAATTTGGGGGAGTCGTGCACAGTATAGATATGGTGGCGGCAGGAAGAAGAATCGTTGAGGAAGAGGAGACACCCCAGGATAAATTGGAGGAGTACTAA
- a CDS encoding winged helix-turn-helix domain-containing protein: MREVIIITQPERVKILSDETRFKILQLLRQRPMTIWELSMAIRKDRTTIYRHIKTLENAGFVEELRSEGNEKLYGRTARLFLIKVEPHESIENFRQAYLQVEAERLVEILEKAGIKIKDMERLKKLIKDILNEIEVNSQPVIRKISEANIEMSEIELFHFLNMLVFLQSCELCEKAEKVRELIEI, encoded by the coding sequence GTGAGAGAAGTCATTATAATCACCCAGCCCGAAAGGGTAAAGATTCTATCCGACGAAACGAGGTTTAAAATCCTCCAGCTCCTCAGGCAGAGGCCGATGACAATATGGGAGCTCAGCATGGCAATAAGAAAAGACAGGACGACAATCTACCGCCATATCAAGACCCTTGAAAATGCAGGTTTTGTAGAGGAACTCAGAAGCGAGGGCAACGAGAAGCTCTACGGCAGGACTGCGAGGCTCTTCCTCATAAAAGTCGAACCCCATGAGAGCATCGAGAACTTTCGGCAGGCATACCTCCAAGTGGAGGCAGAGAGGCTCGTGGAGATTCTGGAAAAGGCCGGGATAAAAATCAAAGACATGGAACGCCTGAAAAAGCTCATAAAGGACATACTCAACGAAATAGAGGTAAACTCACAGCCAGTTATAAGAAAAATCTCAGAAGCAAACATCGAGATGAGCGAAATAGAACTCTTCCACTTCCTCAACATGCTCGTTTTCCTTCAGAGTTGCGAACTCTGCGAAAAGGCGGAAAAGGTTAGGGAGCTGATAGAAATCTAA
- a CDS encoding NAD(P)H-hydrate dehydratase has product MRIEDVYIWDINAKWLGISPFQLMENAGSGVAKTIEERFGNGLKIAVFSGTGNNGGDGFVTARHLSFDNDVTLFLVGDEAKIRSEEARHNWGILKRLDFVEIKVLKDSAYIRNLDLSGYDVIVDALLGAGTKGEPREPIRSAIEKINEYAGKARIVSVDLPSGYPSQIRVKADFAVTFQWDKEEYEGFERVVVKIGYPRELYHLVGPGDAKFALRKRGQHKGQNGKLLVIGGSENYYGAPYLASKAASYLVDLVYLAMPSAPAGKITDPDLILRPFSGENFSIEHLDGLLELAEKADAVVIGPGIGLEDETKELVREFVRRCEGPIVIDADGIKAVAGDLDILRDKTFVLTPHAGEFKVLFGVKPPESLLERAELVRAKAGEIGGVVLLKGPYDVISDGKTWKYNRTGNRGMTTGGTGDVLAGLVGALLALGNEPLRSASVGAFLNGLAGDLTKEELGENFTALEIIRRIPKAVKWVEEF; this is encoded by the coding sequence ATGCGCATCGAGGACGTTTACATCTGGGACATCAACGCGAAGTGGCTCGGCATTTCACCGTTCCAGCTCATGGAGAACGCCGGCTCTGGTGTTGCCAAGACGATAGAGGAGCGCTTTGGCAATGGCCTCAAAATAGCAGTCTTCTCCGGAACTGGGAACAACGGCGGAGACGGCTTTGTGACGGCAAGGCACCTGAGCTTCGATAACGATGTAACTCTTTTCCTAGTAGGTGATGAGGCCAAGATAAGGAGCGAGGAAGCGAGACACAACTGGGGAATACTGAAGAGGCTCGATTTCGTCGAAATCAAAGTCCTCAAGGACTCGGCCTACATCAGGAACCTCGACCTCAGCGGTTACGACGTTATAGTTGATGCACTCCTCGGGGCCGGAACCAAGGGTGAACCGCGGGAGCCGATACGCTCGGCGATAGAAAAGATAAACGAGTACGCTGGAAAAGCGAGAATAGTCAGCGTAGACCTCCCGAGTGGTTATCCATCTCAAATCCGCGTTAAAGCGGACTTCGCGGTTACATTCCAGTGGGACAAGGAGGAATACGAAGGCTTTGAGCGCGTTGTGGTTAAGATAGGCTACCCACGGGAGCTTTACCACCTCGTCGGGCCCGGCGATGCCAAGTTCGCGCTCAGGAAGAGGGGCCAGCACAAGGGCCAGAACGGTAAGCTCCTCGTTATAGGTGGAAGCGAAAACTACTACGGTGCCCCATACTTGGCTTCCAAAGCCGCTTCCTACCTAGTTGATTTGGTTTATCTGGCAATGCCCTCAGCACCTGCCGGGAAAATTACGGACCCCGATTTGATTCTACGGCCTTTTAGCGGGGAAAACTTCTCGATTGAACACCTCGACGGCCTTCTTGAGCTTGCTGAAAAGGCCGATGCCGTTGTGATTGGCCCTGGAATAGGCCTTGAAGATGAAACAAAGGAGCTCGTCAGGGAGTTTGTGAGGCGCTGTGAGGGGCCGATAGTGATAGATGCCGACGGTATTAAGGCAGTAGCTGGGGATTTGGACATCCTAAGGGACAAGACCTTCGTTTTAACACCCCACGCCGGTGAGTTCAAGGTTCTCTTCGGCGTTAAACCGCCGGAGAGCCTTTTGGAGCGTGCTGAACTCGTCAGGGCAAAAGCTGGTGAAATCGGCGGTGTGGTTCTCCTTAAGGGGCCCTACGACGTGATAAGCGATGGAAAGACCTGGAAGTATAACAGAACAGGAAACAGGGGCATGACAACCGGTGGAACCGGGGACGTTTTGGCGGGTCTCGTGGGGGCGTTGCTGGCCCTTGGAAACGAACCTCTCCGTTCAGCGTCGGTCGGGGCTTTCCTGAACGGACTCGCTGGAGACCTTACAAAGGAGGAGCTCGGCGAAAATTTCACCGCACTTGAGATTATAAGGAGAATCCCAAAAGCGGTAAAATGGGTGGAGGAATTTTAG
- a CDS encoding [protein ADP-ribosylglutamate] hydrolase has product MLEVVRGDITRFPAEAIVNAANRYLEHGGGVAYAIAKAASGNVAEYIQISKEALREQLGKNSIEHGEVVVTPALRLEKYGIRYVIHTVGPYCGGRWDEDKREKLKRAILGALRKAEELGVKSIAFPAISAGIYGCPLGEVVRTFKKTVEEFSKEARSVERVYLVLYSEDSYREALKVLGR; this is encoded by the coding sequence ATGCTTGAGGTCGTTAGGGGCGACATAACCCGCTTTCCTGCAGAGGCCATAGTGAACGCGGCAAACCGCTATCTTGAGCACGGCGGTGGCGTTGCCTACGCGATAGCGAAAGCGGCCTCTGGAAACGTTGCCGAGTACATTCAAATAAGCAAGGAAGCCCTGAGGGAACAGCTCGGAAAGAACTCGATAGAGCACGGCGAGGTCGTGGTTACGCCCGCTTTGAGGCTCGAAAAGTACGGAATCAGGTACGTTATCCACACGGTTGGCCCCTACTGCGGTGGACGCTGGGACGAGGACAAACGGGAGAAACTGAAAAGGGCAATCCTTGGCGCGCTCAGAAAGGCGGAGGAGCTTGGAGTTAAAAGTATAGCCTTCCCGGCTATAAGTGCCGGCATCTACGGCTGTCCTCTTGGGGAAGTAGTGAGGACGTTTAAGAAGACCGTCGAGGAGTTTTCAAAGGAAGCAAGGAGCGTCGAGAGAGTTTATCTGGTGCTCTACTCTGAGGACTCATACCGAGAGGCCCTCAAAGTTCTCGGGAGATAG
- a CDS encoding CoA-binding protein yields METPQLDFLFYPKSVAVIGASHVPGKVGNAIMRSMTLRFNGKVYAVNVKGGEIEVNGKKFKVYRSISDIPDEIDVAVIAVPAKFVPDVIDECGEKGVKGAIVISAGFKEAGRADLEEELVKRAKKWGIRVVGPNCLGVTNLENGFDCNFNPPERQARPPFGKVAFMSQSGAFGAAILDWAAREKIGMSKFISLGNMADLDESDFMAYLGEDSKTGVITGYIEGVKDGRKFLETAKNVTLKKPVVVLKSGRTEAGAKAAASHTGSLAGSYAIYRAAFEQSGVLEAKTMRQLFNYAKALALQQPAKGNRVAIVTNGGGAGVMMSDGLLERGLKLAELSEETIGKFKRDIEAGKLPEHMAYRNPIDVIGDAPSSRYEIAMRYALEDENVDVLVVIALFQSPALDEGIIDAMERMKTYGKPIVFVAPGGDYPHKMARNIEMKGIPVYETTEDAVDAVYALVKYGEWLKENGKL; encoded by the coding sequence GTGGAGACTCCGCAGCTGGACTTCCTGTTTTATCCGAAGAGCGTGGCTGTTATAGGTGCTTCCCACGTTCCCGGAAAGGTTGGAAACGCTATAATGCGCTCCATGACGCTCCGCTTTAACGGAAAGGTCTATGCCGTGAATGTTAAAGGTGGGGAAATAGAGGTAAACGGCAAGAAGTTCAAGGTATACAGGAGCATTAGTGACATACCCGACGAGATTGACGTTGCTGTTATAGCCGTTCCGGCCAAGTTCGTGCCGGATGTTATAGACGAGTGCGGTGAGAAGGGCGTTAAGGGCGCTATAGTTATCTCGGCCGGCTTTAAGGAGGCTGGAAGGGCCGACCTCGAGGAGGAGCTCGTGAAGAGGGCCAAGAAGTGGGGAATTCGCGTCGTCGGCCCCAACTGCCTCGGTGTTACTAACCTCGAGAACGGCTTCGACTGTAACTTCAACCCACCGGAGAGGCAGGCGAGACCGCCCTTCGGAAAGGTCGCCTTCATGAGCCAGAGCGGTGCCTTTGGTGCAGCAATCCTCGACTGGGCGGCGAGGGAGAAAATAGGAATGAGCAAGTTCATAAGCCTCGGAAACATGGCTGACCTCGATGAGAGCGACTTCATGGCCTACCTCGGTGAGGATTCAAAGACAGGGGTCATCACTGGCTACATCGAGGGCGTTAAGGACGGAAGGAAGTTCCTCGAGACAGCTAAGAACGTCACCCTGAAGAAGCCCGTCGTCGTACTCAAGAGCGGAAGAACCGAGGCAGGGGCTAAAGCGGCTGCCTCCCACACCGGTTCCCTAGCGGGTTCCTACGCTATTTACAGGGCCGCTTTCGAGCAGAGCGGTGTTCTTGAGGCAAAGACAATGAGACAGCTCTTCAACTACGCCAAAGCATTGGCCCTTCAGCAACCGGCCAAGGGCAACCGCGTTGCCATAGTTACCAACGGTGGCGGAGCCGGAGTCATGATGAGCGATGGGCTGCTTGAAAGGGGTCTTAAGCTTGCCGAGCTGAGCGAGGAAACCATAGGGAAGTTTAAGAGGGACATCGAGGCCGGAAAACTGCCCGAGCACATGGCCTACAGGAACCCGATTGACGTCATAGGTGATGCCCCTTCGAGCAGGTATGAGATAGCGATGCGCTACGCCTTGGAGGATGAGAACGTTGACGTTCTAGTCGTCATAGCACTCTTCCAGAGCCCGGCTTTGGACGAGGGCATAATAGATGCCATGGAGAGGATGAAGACCTACGGCAAGCCGATTGTCTTCGTCGCCCCGGGTGGAGATTACCCGCACAAGATG
- a CDS encoding winged helix-turn-helix domain-containing protein translates to MSKVKVITDPEVIKLMLEDTRRKILALLRNREMTISQLSEILGKTPQTIYHHIEKLKEAGLVEVKRTEMKGNLVEKYYGRTADAFYINLYLGDEELRYFVRSKLKTKLDIFKALGYEFEEGELLNVMDELLKKEHEFKTEISEEIEANEDSLKEFSNEDIIHAIDWLAMARMGRDEESIELLKKLGELLKK, encoded by the coding sequence ATGTCTAAGGTGAAGGTAATAACCGACCCAGAGGTCATAAAGCTGATGCTAGAGGACACGAGGAGAAAAATATTAGCCCTCCTCAGGAACAGGGAGATGACGATTTCACAGCTCAGCGAGATTCTCGGAAAAACTCCACAGACAATATACCACCACATCGAAAAGCTCAAGGAGGCAGGACTAGTAGAGGTCAAGAGGACCGAGATGAAGGGAAATTTAGTTGAGAAGTACTACGGAAGGACTGCCGATGCCTTCTATATCAACCTCTACCTTGGCGATGAGGAGTTGAGGTATTTCGTCCGCTCAAAGCTCAAAACCAAGCTCGACATTTTCAAAGCCCTCGGCTACGAGTTCGAGGAGGGCGAGCTCCTCAACGTAATGGACGAGCTCCTGAAGAAGGAGCACGAATTCAAGACGGAGATTTCAGAGGAAATCGAGGCAAACGAAGACAGTCTTAAGGAGTTCTCCAATGAGGACATAATCCACGCAATCGACTGGCTAGCGATGGCCAGAATGGGACGCGACGAGGAGAGCATAGAACTGCTTAAAAAGCTGGGAGAACTTCTGAAGAAGTGA